Proteins co-encoded in one Pseudomonas beijingensis genomic window:
- a CDS encoding flagellin domain-containing protein: MALTVNTNTTSLNVQKNLNRASDALSTSMTRLSSGLKINSAKDDAAGLQIATRMTSQIRGQTMAIKNANDGISMAQTAEGAMQEQTNILQRMRELAIQARNDSNSADDRVALNKEFSQMSDELTRIANSTNLNGKNLLDGTASTMTFQVGSNTGADNQISLTLSASFDAASLGVDSAITIVGSDSAVAETNFSAAMDAITSAIDTINSARADLGAAQNRFASTISNLQNINENASAALGRVQDTDFAAETAQLTKQQTLQQASTSVLAQANQLPSAVLKLLQ, encoded by the coding sequence ATGGCTTTAACAGTAAACACCAACACCACTTCGCTGAACGTTCAGAAGAACCTCAACCGTGCTTCCGACGCTCTCTCTACTTCGATGACCCGCCTGTCTTCCGGCCTGAAAATCAACAGCGCCAAAGACGACGCCGCCGGCCTGCAGATCGCTACTCGTATGACCTCGCAAATCCGCGGTCAGACCATGGCGATCAAGAACGCCAACGACGGTATCTCCATGGCGCAGACCGCTGAAGGCGCGATGCAGGAGCAGACCAACATTCTGCAACGTATGCGTGAACTGGCCATCCAGGCCCGTAACGACAGCAACAGCGCAGATGACCGTGTCGCTCTGAACAAAGAGTTCTCGCAGATGAGCGACGAACTGACCCGTATCGCCAACAGCACCAACCTGAACGGCAAGAACCTGCTCGACGGTACCGCCAGCACCATGACCTTCCAGGTCGGTTCGAACACCGGTGCTGACAACCAGATCTCTCTGACTTTGAGCGCCAGCTTCGACGCTGCAAGCCTGGGTGTTGACTCGGCAATCACTATCGTTGGTTCCGACAGCGCTGTTGCTGAAACCAACTTCTCGGCCGCCATGGACGCAATCACCAGCGCGATCGACACCATCAACAGTGCCCGTGCCGACCTCGGTGCTGCACAAAACCGTTTCGCCAGCACCATCTCCAACCTGCAGAACATCAACGAAAACGCCAGTGCTGCACTGGGTCGCGTACAAGATACCGACTTCGCTGCTGAAACTGCACAACTGACCAAGCAGCAGACTCTGCAGCAAGCGTCTACTTCGGTTCTGGCCCAGGCCAACCAACTGCCATCTGCTGTACTGAAGCTGCTTCAGTAA
- a CDS encoding flagellar protein FlaG: MDMSVKLNLSYPAAKPAPTVVDKPVEKPPAEATTVAPVKEVPKDAAAEQDKLKKAVQEIEKFVQSVKRNLEFSIDEPSGKVVVKVIASGSGEVIRQIPNEEVLKLANSLNDANSLLFSAEA; encoded by the coding sequence ATGGATATGAGCGTGAAGCTGAACTTGTCTTATCCAGCGGCGAAGCCGGCACCCACGGTGGTCGACAAGCCCGTGGAGAAGCCTCCAGCCGAAGCCACTACCGTGGCACCGGTTAAAGAAGTTCCTAAAGACGCAGCTGCCGAGCAGGACAAACTCAAGAAGGCCGTTCAGGAAATCGAGAAGTTCGTCCAGTCGGTCAAGCGCAACCTGGAGTTCTCTATTGACGAGCCTTCAGGCAAAGTAGTGGTCAAAGTGATTGCCAGTGGTTCCGGTGAAGTGATTCGCCAGATCCCGAACGAAGAAGTTCTGAAACTGGCCAACAGTTTGAATGATGCAAACAGCTTGTTGTTCAGCGCCGAAGCCTGA
- the fliD gene encoding flagellar filament capping protein FliD — protein sequence MASPILPGLGLGSGLDTGAIVKALVDSDKAAKQGQITRATTTTTNSISGVGTLKSLLAAFNTAMKDLASTTTPQFSGFAATSSAPGVLTATASNSAVNGTYAIKVTNLATASKVTSAAFAGGTTSAIPSGTMTISQKGVNYNLNVPDGSTLQSVRDAINADSSLKAAGVSANIITDSFGSRLVLGSTTTGAGSDISVSGIAGLEIDGTNVVGADNTPLTATSAGAISALAKDANFTVDGMVLTSKSNTVSTAISGLTLNLLGVADGGTSTVTVAPNNDGLKASIQKFVDAYNAIANSITALTKPSLDSDGKLTVPAKLTGDALPRSLLATIRTPLSETGAGDALTSLAQLGVTTDQKTGALNFDGVKFSAAMSDKKLSGEVQTLFTGTNGLLERMSKAIEPFSERGGILDQRTTTLTRTQTRLKNDQEALDRRVVTLTAVLTKKYNDMDTLVGKLKATASNITSMFEAMTAQQRNS from the coding sequence ATGGCAAGTCCAATTCTACCTGGCTTGGGTCTAGGCTCCGGCCTTGATACCGGTGCAATCGTCAAGGCACTGGTCGATTCCGACAAGGCTGCCAAGCAAGGTCAGATCACCCGAGCGACGACGACGACTACCAACAGTATCTCCGGGGTCGGAACCCTGAAGTCGTTGTTGGCAGCCTTCAATACCGCCATGAAGGACTTGGCCAGCACAACGACCCCGCAATTCTCGGGTTTTGCTGCGACATCTTCAGCGCCCGGCGTTCTCACGGCTACCGCCAGCAACTCGGCGGTGAATGGCACTTACGCGATCAAAGTCACCAACCTGGCCACTGCGTCCAAGGTCACTTCGGCGGCCTTCGCTGGTGGTACGACCAGTGCCATCCCATCGGGTACGATGACCATCTCGCAGAAGGGGGTCAACTACAACCTCAATGTGCCGGATGGTTCCACCTTGCAATCGGTTCGTGACGCGATCAACGCCGACTCTTCGCTCAAGGCGGCCGGTGTCAGTGCGAACATCATCACCGACTCTTTCGGTTCGCGCCTGGTGCTGGGTTCAACCACGACCGGCGCAGGTTCCGACATCTCGGTGAGCGGCATCGCGGGGCTGGAGATCGATGGCACGAACGTTGTGGGTGCCGACAATACCCCGCTGACGGCCACGTCGGCGGGCGCCATCAGTGCCTTGGCCAAGGATGCCAACTTCACCGTCGACGGCATGGTGCTGACCAGCAAGAGCAATACGGTGAGCACGGCAATTTCCGGGTTGACGTTGAATTTGCTCGGAGTAGCAGATGGCGGCACTTCAACCGTTACCGTGGCGCCGAACAACGATGGCCTGAAAGCCTCGATCCAGAAGTTCGTCGATGCCTATAACGCGATCGCCAATAGCATCACCGCGCTGACCAAGCCATCGCTCGACAGTGATGGGAAGCTGACGGTGCCGGCAAAATTGACCGGTGACGCGTTGCCTCGCTCGCTGCTGGCGACGATTCGAACGCCCTTGTCTGAAACCGGCGCTGGCGACGCGCTGACGTCGCTGGCCCAGTTGGGTGTTACCACCGATCAAAAGACGGGTGCGTTGAACTTCGATGGCGTCAAATTCAGCGCAGCGATGAGCGATAAAAAGCTCAGCGGTGAAGTCCAGACGTTGTTCACGGGCACCAACGGCCTGCTGGAGCGCATGAGCAAGGCGATCGAACCCTTCAGCGAGAGGGGGGGGATCCTCGATCAGCGGACCACGACGCTGACCAGGACCCAGACCCGCCTGAAGAACGATCAGGAGGCTCTGGATCGTCGGGTCGTGACCCTGACCGCTGTGCTGACTAAAAAGTACAACGATATGGACACCTTGGTCGGCAAGTTGAAGGCCACTGCGAGCAACATTACCTCGATGTTCGAGGCAATGACTGCGCAACAGAGAAACAGCTGA
- the fliS gene encoding flagellar export chaperone FliS → MNPMLALRQYQKIGAQAQTSEASPHRLVQMLMEGGLDRIAQAKGALERKDIANRGILISKAIGIVGGLREGLDLENQAESVAELDALYAYMMKRLAEANVKADPKILDEVADLLRTVKEGWDAIAVPGPQF, encoded by the coding sequence ATGAATCCGATGTTGGCCCTTCGCCAATACCAGAAGATTGGCGCCCAGGCGCAAACCTCCGAAGCCAGTCCCCATCGTCTTGTGCAGATGCTCATGGAAGGCGGGCTGGACCGTATCGCCCAGGCCAAGGGCGCGCTGGAGCGCAAGGATATTGCAAACAGAGGCATTCTGATCAGCAAGGCCATCGGCATCGTCGGTGGTTTGCGTGAAGGCCTGGATCTGGAAAACCAGGCCGAGTCGGTCGCTGAATTGGATGCTCTCTACGCTTACATGATGAAACGTCTGGCCGAAGCCAACGTCAAGGCCGATCCGAAGATCCTCGACGAAGTCGCCGATCTGCTTCGCACGGTCAAGGAAGGCTGGGATGCCATTGCCGTGCCTGGTCCGCAATTTTAA
- a CDS encoding sigma-54 dependent transcriptional regulator codes for MWRETKILLIDDDSVRRRDLAVILNFLGEENLPCGSHDWQQAVGSLSSSREVICVLIGTVNAPATLLGLLKTLSTWDEFLPVLLMGENSSLDLPEDQRRRVLSTLEMPPSYSKLLDSLHRAQVYREMYDQARERGRHREPNLFRSLVGTSRAIQHVRQMMQQVADTDASVLILGESGTGKEVVARNLHYHSKRREAPFVPVNCGAIPAELLESELFGHEKGAFTGAITSRAGRFELANGGTLFLDEIGDMPLPMQVKLLRVLQERTFERVGSNKTQSVDVRIIAATHKNLESMIEVGSFREDLYYRLNVFPIEMAPLRERVEDIPLLMNELISRMEHEKRGSIRFNSAAIMSLCRHGWPGNVRELANLVERMAIMHPYGVIGVNELPKKFRYVDDEDEQMVDSLRSDLEERVAINGHTPDFTANALLPPEGLDLKDYLGGLEQGLIQQALDDANGIVARAAERLRIRRTTLVEKMRKYGMSRREGDEQADD; via the coding sequence ATGTGGCGTGAAACCAAAATTCTCCTGATCGATGACGATAGCGTCCGCCGCCGCGACCTGGCGGTGATCCTGAATTTTCTTGGCGAAGAAAATTTACCCTGCGGAAGCCATGATTGGCAGCAGGCTGTCGGCTCATTGTCGTCCAGTCGTGAAGTCATCTGTGTCCTTATCGGGACCGTAAATGCTCCCGCAACGCTTTTGGGCTTGCTAAAGACACTCTCAACCTGGGATGAGTTCCTTCCGGTTTTGTTAATGGGCGAAAATTCTTCCCTTGACTTGCCTGAAGACCAGCGCCGCCGAGTACTTTCCACGCTCGAAATGCCGCCCAGCTACAGCAAGCTGCTCGATTCGCTGCACCGCGCGCAGGTTTATCGCGAGATGTACGATCAGGCCCGCGAGCGCGGCAGGCATCGCGAGCCCAACCTGTTCCGCAGTCTCGTCGGCACCAGCCGGGCGATCCAGCACGTGCGCCAGATGATGCAGCAGGTCGCCGATACCGACGCCAGCGTGCTGATCCTGGGCGAGTCAGGCACCGGCAAGGAAGTGGTCGCGCGCAACCTGCATTACCACTCCAAGCGCCGCGAAGCGCCGTTCGTGCCGGTCAACTGCGGCGCGATCCCGGCCGAGTTGCTGGAAAGCGAACTGTTTGGCCATGAGAAGGGCGCCTTCACCGGCGCGATCACCAGCCGCGCCGGGCGTTTCGAGCTGGCCAACGGCGGTACGCTGTTTCTCGACGAGATCGGCGACATGCCGCTGCCGATGCAGGTCAAGCTGTTGCGGGTCCTGCAGGAGCGCACCTTCGAGCGCGTGGGCAGCAACAAGACCCAAAGCGTCGATGTGCGCATCATTGCCGCCACGCACAAGAATCTCGAGAGCATGATCGAGGTCGGCAGTTTCCGCGAAGACCTCTATTACCGCCTCAATGTTTTCCCGATCGAAATGGCGCCACTGCGTGAGCGTGTCGAAGACATCCCGCTGCTGATGAACGAGCTGATCTCGCGCATGGAGCACGAAAAGCGCGGTTCGATCCGCTTCAACTCGGCGGCGATCATGTCCCTGTGCCGCCATGGCTGGCCGGGCAACGTCCGGGAGCTGGCCAACCTGGTGGAGCGCATGGCGATCATGCACCCGTACGGCGTGATCGGCGTTAACGAGCTGCCGAAGAAATTCCGCTACGTCGACGACGAAGACGAGCAAATGGTCGACAGCCTGCGCAGCGACCTGGAGGAGCGGGTGGCAATCAACGGCCACACGCCGGACTTCACTGCCAATGCCTTGTTGCCGCCTGAAGGCCTGGACCTCAAGGATTATCTGGGAGGCCTGGAACAAGGGCTGATCCAACAGGCCTTGGACGATGCCAATGGCATCGTGGCCCGCGCGGCAGAGCGCCTGCGCATCCGTCGTACCACCCTGGTGGAGAAGATGCGCAAGTACGGCATGAGCCGTCGCGAAGGAGATGAGCAGGCGGATGATTGA
- a CDS encoding sensor histidine kinase, whose translation MTQAAQMSPVPEAGHMPSAEQASRLGLEQAFSLFSQMSSQLTDSYSLLEARVTELKGELAVVSAQRMQELAEKERLANRLQNLLDLLPGGVIVIDAHGRVREANPAACELLGLPLEGELWRHVIARCFAPREDDGHEVSLKDGRRLSISTRSLDAEPGQLVLLNDLTETRHLQDQLARHERLSSLGRMVASLAHQIRTPLSAALLYASHLTEQQLPMETQQRFAGRLKERLHELEHQVRDMLVFARGELPLTDRVSPKALLQSLQAAALTHVQGLPIRWQCDSHVGEVLCNRDTLVGAVLNLIENAIQAGGGDVRLKVHLYTRNNTLRLSVSDNGSGIEPAVLARLGEPFFTTKTTGTGLGLTVVKAVARAHQGELQLRSRLGRGTCATVCLPLFSSAPGVE comes from the coding sequence ATGACCCAAGCCGCCCAGATGTCTCCTGTCCCCGAAGCGGGACACATGCCGTCCGCCGAACAGGCAAGCCGGCTTGGACTTGAGCAGGCATTTTCGCTGTTCAGCCAGATGTCCAGCCAACTGACTGATTCCTACAGCCTGCTCGAAGCCCGGGTCACCGAACTCAAGGGCGAGTTGGCCGTGGTCAGCGCCCAGCGTATGCAGGAGCTGGCGGAAAAGGAACGCCTGGCTAATCGCCTGCAAAATCTTCTCGACCTGTTGCCCGGTGGCGTAATCGTCATCGACGCCCATGGCCGTGTGCGCGAAGCCAACCCGGCGGCCTGTGAGTTGCTCGGCCTGCCATTGGAGGGCGAGCTGTGGCGGCACGTCATCGCCCGCTGCTTTGCGCCCCGGGAAGACGACGGCCATGAAGTGTCCCTCAAGGACGGTCGGCGCCTGTCCATCTCGACACGCTCGCTGGATGCCGAGCCTGGGCAGTTGGTACTGCTCAATGACTTGACTGAAACCCGTCACCTGCAAGACCAGTTGGCTCGCCACGAGCGCCTGTCTTCCCTGGGGCGGATGGTGGCCTCGCTGGCCCACCAGATTCGCACGCCGCTTTCCGCCGCGCTGCTCTATGCCAGTCATCTGACCGAGCAGCAATTGCCGATGGAAACCCAGCAACGTTTCGCCGGACGCTTGAAAGAGCGCCTGCACGAACTGGAGCACCAGGTGCGCGACATGCTGGTGTTCGCGCGCGGCGAGCTGCCGTTGACCGACCGTGTCAGTCCCAAGGCCTTGCTGCAATCGCTGCAGGCCGCGGCGTTGACCCATGTGCAGGGATTGCCGATCCGCTGGCAGTGCGACAGCCACGTCGGTGAAGTGTTGTGCAACCGCGACACCTTGGTGGGCGCGGTGTTGAACCTCATCGAAAACGCGATCCAGGCCGGCGGCGGCGACGTCCGGCTGAAAGTGCACTTGTACACACGCAACAACACCTTGCGCCTGTCGGTCAGCGACAACGGCAGCGGTATCGAACCGGCCGTGCTGGCGCGCCTGGGCGAGCCGTTCTTTACCACCAAGACCACCGGCACGGGCCTGGGCCTGACCGTGGTCAAGGCCGTGGCCCGTGCCCACCAGGGAGAATTGCAATTGCGCTCGCGGCTGGGCCGTGGCACCTGCGCAACGGTGTGCTTGCCGTTGTTTTCCAGCGCGCCAGGGGTGGAGTGA
- the fleR gene encoding sigma-54-dependent response regulator transcription factor FleR — MAIKVLLVEDDRALREALADTLVLAGHDYVAVGSAEEALVAVGREAFNLVVSDVNMPGMDGHQLLGLLRARQPQLPVLLMTAHGAVERAVDAMRQGAADYLVKPFEPKALLDLVARHALGSLAVEGEGPVAIEPASAQLLELAARVARSDSTVLISGESGTGKEVLARYIHQQSRRAGEPFIAINCAAIPDNMLEATLFGHEKGSFTGAIAAQAGKFEQADGGTILLDEISEMPLGLQAKLLRVLQEREVERVGARKPISLDIRVVATTNRDLAGEVAAGRFREDLYYRLSVFPLAWRPLRERTADILPLAERLLNKHVNKMKHAAARLSAEARACLVAYPWPGNVRELDNAIQRALILQQGGLIQPEDFCLAGPVACAPLPALAPAPTATPALPTDVGGESAGALGDDLRRREFQMIIDTLRAERGRRKEAAERLGISPRTLRYKLAQMRDAGMDVEAYLFAS, encoded by the coding sequence ATGGCGATCAAGGTGTTGCTGGTTGAGGATGATCGGGCCCTGCGCGAGGCGCTGGCCGATACGCTGGTGTTGGCCGGGCACGATTACGTCGCCGTCGGTTCGGCGGAAGAAGCGCTGGTGGCGGTGGGCCGGGAAGCGTTCAACCTGGTGGTCAGTGACGTCAACATGCCGGGCATGGACGGCCATCAATTGCTCGGCCTGTTGCGTGCCCGCCAGCCGCAACTGCCGGTCTTGCTGATGACCGCCCACGGCGCCGTCGAGCGAGCGGTGGACGCCATGCGCCAGGGCGCTGCGGATTACCTGGTCAAGCCGTTCGAGCCCAAAGCACTGCTGGACCTGGTCGCGCGTCATGCCTTGGGCAGTCTCGCGGTCGAGGGCGAAGGCCCGGTGGCTATCGAGCCGGCCAGTGCGCAACTGCTGGAATTGGCCGCACGGGTTGCTCGCAGTGATTCAACTGTGTTGATTTCCGGCGAGTCCGGAACGGGCAAGGAAGTGCTGGCCCGCTACATCCATCAACAATCCCGGCGTGCCGGGGAGCCGTTCATTGCCATCAATTGCGCGGCGATTCCCGACAACATGCTCGAGGCGACACTGTTCGGCCACGAAAAGGGTTCGTTCACCGGCGCCATCGCGGCCCAGGCCGGCAAGTTCGAGCAGGCCGACGGTGGCACGATCCTGCTCGATGAAATTTCCGAAATGCCTTTGGGCCTGCAGGCCAAGCTGTTGCGGGTATTGCAGGAGCGGGAAGTGGAGCGGGTCGGTGCGCGCAAGCCCATCAGCCTGGACATTCGCGTGGTGGCGACCACCAACCGCGACCTGGCCGGCGAGGTGGCGGCGGGGCGTTTCCGTGAAGACCTCTATTACCGTCTGTCGGTATTCCCGCTGGCCTGGCGTCCGTTGCGAGAGCGCACCGCCGATATCCTGCCGCTGGCCGAACGCCTGCTGAACAAACACGTCAATAAAATGAAGCACGCGGCGGCCCGGCTTTCAGCCGAGGCCCGGGCCTGTCTGGTTGCCTACCCGTGGCCGGGCAATGTCCGAGAGCTGGATAACGCCATTCAGCGGGCCTTGATCCTGCAGCAGGGCGGCTTGATCCAGCCGGAGGATTTCTGCCTGGCCGGCCCGGTGGCCTGCGCGCCATTGCCCGCGTTGGCACCGGCACCGACCGCAACCCCCGCACTGCCGACGGACGTCGGGGGCGAGTCGGCCGGCGCCTTGGGCGATGACCTGCGGCGCCGCGAGTTCCAGATGATCATCGACACCCTGCGCGCCGAACGCGGTCGTCGCAAGGAGGCGGCCGAACGCCTGGGGATCAGCCCGCGCACCCTGCGCTACAAGTTGGCGCAAATGCGCGACGCTGGCATGGATGTCGAGGCCTATCTGTTCGCCAGTTGA
- the fliE gene encoding flagellar hook-basal body complex protein FliE, whose amino-acid sequence MSQGIEFNRLMLDMRAMQMDAMAQPKSVAVPQVGGSSFSDMLGQAVNKVNDTQQASNQLASAFEIGKSGVDLTDVMISSQKASVSFQALTQVRNKLVQAYQDIMQMPV is encoded by the coding sequence ATGAGCCAAGGTATTGAATTTAATCGGTTGATGTTGGACATGCGGGCCATGCAAATGGACGCCATGGCCCAGCCTAAATCGGTCGCGGTCCCCCAGGTGGGTGGCAGCAGCTTTTCCGACATGCTCGGTCAGGCCGTCAATAAAGTGAACGATACCCAGCAGGCGTCTAACCAGTTGGCCAGTGCTTTCGAGATTGGCAAAAGTGGCGTCGACCTGACGGATGTAATGATCTCCTCGCAGAAAGCCAGTGTCTCGTTTCAGGCGTTGACCCAGGTTCGCAACAAGCTGGTTCAAGCCTACCAAGACATCATGCAGATGCCGGTTTAA
- the fliF gene encoding flagellar basal-body MS-ring/collar protein FliF produces MAEAAVDNVPAKATPVDGKPPLFGLSFLENLSEMTMLRQVGLLVGLAASVAIGFAVVLWSQQPDYRPLYGSLAGMDAKQVMETLASADIPYTVEPNSGALLVKADDVARARLKLAAAGVTPTDGNIGFEILDKDQGLGTSQFMEATRYRRGLEGELARTISSLNNVKGARVHLAIPKSSVFVRDERKPSASVLVELYSGRSLEPGQVVAIVNLVATSVPELSKSQITVVDQKGNLLSDQAENSALTMAGKQFDYSRRMEGMLTQRVHNILQPILGNDRYKAEVSADVDFSAVESTSEQFNPDQPALRSEQSVTEQRTASNGPQGVPGALSNQPPSPASAPQTTGGATAAAGMVQPGQPLIDANGQQIMDPATGQPMLAPYPADKRQQSTKNFELDRSISHTKQQQGRLNRLSVAVVVDDQVKVNPANGETSRAPWSADELARFTRLVQDAVGFDASRGDSVSVINVPFSLERGEVVADIPFYSQPWFWDVVKQVLGVLFILVLVFGVLRPVLNNITGGGKNKQLAGFGDVELGGMGGLDGELANDRVSLGGPQSILLPSPSEGYDAQLNAIKSLVAEDPGRVAQVVKEWINADE; encoded by the coding sequence ATGGCAGAAGCAGCCGTTGATAACGTTCCAGCCAAGGCCACTCCGGTAGACGGCAAACCGCCGTTGTTCGGCCTGTCCTTCCTGGAAAATCTCTCCGAGATGACCATGCTGCGTCAGGTCGGCCTGTTGGTCGGTCTGGCTGCCAGCGTGGCGATTGGTTTTGCCGTGGTGCTGTGGTCCCAGCAGCCAGACTACCGTCCGTTGTACGGCAGCCTGGCTGGCATGGACGCCAAGCAAGTCATGGAGACCCTGGCTTCCGCCGACATTCCTTACACCGTCGAACCCAATTCCGGCGCCTTGCTGGTCAAGGCCGATGACGTCGCTCGTGCGCGCCTCAAGCTCGCCGCCGCCGGCGTGACGCCCACCGATGGCAATATCGGTTTCGAGATCCTCGACAAGGACCAGGGCCTGGGCACCAGCCAGTTCATGGAAGCGACCCGTTATCGTCGCGGCCTGGAAGGTGAGCTGGCGCGGACCATTTCCAGCCTGAACAACGTCAAGGGCGCCCGTGTGCACCTGGCGATTCCGAAAAGTTCGGTGTTCGTGCGCGATGAGCGCAAGCCCAGTGCTTCGGTATTGGTCGAGCTGTATTCGGGCCGCTCCCTGGAGCCAGGCCAGGTCGTGGCCATCGTCAATCTGGTGGCGACCAGCGTGCCCGAGCTGAGCAAGTCGCAGATCACCGTGGTCGACCAGAAAGGCAACCTGCTGTCCGACCAGGCGGAAAACTCCGCACTGACCATGGCCGGCAAGCAGTTCGATTACAGCCGTCGCATGGAAGGCATGCTGACCCAGCGGGTGCACAACATCCTGCAACCGATCCTGGGTAATGATCGCTATAAAGCCGAAGTCTCGGCCGATGTCGACTTCAGCGCTGTCGAGTCCACTTCCGAGCAGTTCAACCCGGACCAACCGGCGCTGCGCAGCGAACAGTCGGTGACTGAGCAGCGTACCGCCAGCAATGGCCCCCAAGGCGTACCGGGAGCCCTGAGCAACCAGCCGCCTTCGCCGGCCAGCGCACCGCAAACCACCGGTGGCGCCACGGCAGCCGCCGGCATGGTGCAGCCAGGCCAGCCGCTGATTGATGCCAACGGCCAGCAGATCATGGACCCGGCCACTGGCCAGCCGATGTTGGCGCCGTACCCGGCCGACAAGCGTCAGCAGTCGACCAAGAACTTCGAGCTCGACCGTTCCATCAGCCACACCAAGCAACAGCAGGGCCGTTTGAATCGCCTGTCGGTCGCGGTGGTGGTGGACGATCAGGTCAAGGTCAACCCGGCCAACGGCGAAACCAGCCGTGCGCCCTGGAGCGCCGACGAATTGGCGCGCTTCACTCGCCTGGTGCAGGACGCCGTCGGTTTCGACGCCAGCCGCGGCGACAGCGTCAGCGTGATCAACGTGCCGTTCTCCCTGGAGCGCGGTGAAGTGGTCGCCGATATTCCGTTTTATTCGCAACCCTGGTTCTGGGATGTGGTCAAGCAAGTACTGGGTGTGCTGTTTATCCTGGTACTGGTGTTTGGCGTGCTGCGTCCGGTGCTCAACAACATCACCGGTGGCGGCAAGAACAAGCAGTTGGCAGGTTTCGGTGATGTCGAGCTGGGCGGCATGGGCGGCCTGGATGGCGAATTGGCCAACGATCGCGTCAGCCTCGGCGGGCCGCAGAGCATTCTGCTGCCAAGCCCGAGCGAAGGCTATGACGCTCAGTTGAACGCCATCAAGAGTCTGGTGGCAGAAGACCCGGGTCGTGTGGCCCAGGTCGTGAAAGAGTGGATTAACGCAGATGAGTGA
- the fliH gene encoding flagellar assembly protein FliH, with protein sequence MSAKSDEAPSDLIRGRDVGGFDVWSLPSFDPHVPEPEPEPVEELPEMEEVPLEEVQPLTLEEVESIRQEAYNEGFAVGEKEGFHSTTLKVRQEADVALTAKLRALESLMLNLFDPIAEQDTQIEKALVGLVQHIAKQVIQRELAIDSSQIEHVMREALKLLPLGVGNVRLYINPQDFELVKALRERHEETWRIVEDAALLPGGCRVETEHSRIDATVETRISQIMAKLFDQLHEQALHPAAADLSLELPDEPLVGADTAPADGEVEVPELDASVLDASALDSRDAP encoded by the coding sequence ATGTCTGCCAAGAGTGATGAAGCACCCAGCGACCTGATCCGCGGCCGAGACGTCGGAGGTTTCGACGTCTGGTCGCTGCCCAGCTTTGACCCCCACGTGCCCGAGCCTGAGCCGGAGCCGGTGGAAGAGCTGCCGGAAATGGAGGAAGTGCCGCTGGAAGAAGTCCAGCCACTGACCCTCGAGGAAGTCGAGAGCATTCGCCAGGAAGCCTATAACGAAGGCTTTGCCGTGGGTGAAAAGGAAGGCTTCCACAGCACCACGCTCAAAGTCCGCCAGGAAGCCGATGTGGCGCTGACGGCCAAGCTCCGTGCGTTGGAATCGCTGATGCTCAACCTGTTCGACCCCATCGCCGAACAGGACACCCAGATCGAGAAAGCCCTGGTGGGCCTGGTGCAACACATCGCCAAACAAGTGATCCAGCGCGAACTGGCCATCGATTCGAGCCAGATCGAACACGTCATGCGTGAAGCGCTCAAGTTATTGCCGTTGGGCGTGGGCAACGTGCGGTTGTACATCAATCCCCAGGACTTCGAACTGGTCAAGGCCCTGCGCGAGCGCCATGAAGAAACCTGGCGCATCGTCGAGGACGCGGCGCTGCTGCCAGGCGGTTGCCGTGTGGAAACCGAACACAGCCGCATCGATGCCACCGTTGAAACCCGTATCAGCCAGATCATGGCCAAGTTGTTCGACCAACTGCACGAACAGGCCCTGCACCCGGCCGCCGCCGACCTGAGCCTGGAGTTGCCGGACGAGCCCCTGGTCGGTGCTGATACCGCGCCGGCCGATGGGGAGGTGGAGGTGCCTGAATTGGACGCTTCTGTACTGGATGCTTCTGCGTTGGACAGCCGCGATGCGCCTTGA
- a CDS encoding STAS domain-containing protein, translated as MSVVTEVSPDGHKLTISIKGRFDFGRHQEFRESYERLNKKPDSIVVDLKEATYLDSSALGMLLLLRDHAGGDASDIRVVNSSSDVKKILAISNFDKLFDIS; from the coding sequence ATGTCAGTCGTTACCGAAGTATCCCCCGATGGGCATAAGCTGACGATTTCGATCAAAGGTCGATTCGATTTCGGGCGGCATCAGGAGTTTCGTGAGTCCTATGAGCGGCTCAACAAGAAACCTGACTCCATCGTGGTGGATTTGAAAGAAGCCACTTATCTCGACAGTTCCGCCTTGGGCATGCTCTTGCTGTTGCGCGATCATGCCGGTGGCGACGCGTCGGACATCCGGGTCGTCAACAGCAGCTCCGACGTCAAGAAAATCCTTGCGATCTCCAATTTCGACAAGCTGTTCGACATCAGTTGA